One Rattus norvegicus strain BN/NHsdMcwi chromosome 20, GRCr8, whole genome shotgun sequence DNA segment encodes these proteins:
- the Ly6g6d gene encoding lymphocyte antigen 6 complex locus protein G6d isoform 1 precursor (isoform 1 precursor is encoded by transcript variant 1): MNSQLIGILFSALLGAALGQRMRCYDCGGGPSNSCKQTVITCGEGERCGFLDRKPQPSSEQAKQPSATLSHHYPACVATHHCNQVAIESVGDVTFTTQKNCCFGDLCNGAVASSSTPLCILAAVTTLAWLLSGQ, encoded by the exons ATGAACTCCCAGTTGATCGGGATCCTGTTCAGCGCCCTGCTAGGGGCTGCCCTGG GACAGCGCATGCGGTGCTATGACTGCGGTGGAGGCCCCAGCAACTCCTGCAAGCAGACAGTGATCACCTGTGGTGAAGGTGAGCGCTGTGGATTCCTGGACCGCAAACCTCAACCCAGCTCAGAACAAGCCAAGCAAC cctcTGCGACCTTGAGCCATCACTACCCAGCCTGCGTGGCCACGCATCATTGCAACCAAGTGGCCATAGAGTCAGTGGGAGACGTGACTTTTACAACCCAGAAAAACTGCTGCTTCGGAGACCTGTGCAACGGCGCCGTGGCAAGCTCCTCGACCCCATTGTGCATCTTGGCTGCAGTTACCACCCTGGCCTGGCTCTTGTCAGGACAGTAG
- the Ly6g6c gene encoding lymphocyte antigen 6 complex locus protein G6c precursor: protein MKHLLLLTLSAVLCCWVSADTRCHSCYKVPVLGCVDRQSCRLEPGHKCLTTNVYLGKMWVFSNLRCGTPEEPCREVFNETNHKLGLSYNTTCCDKDNCNSPAPRPTPTLALISLTSLAGLGLWLLH, encoded by the exons ATGAAACACCTCTTGCTGCTCACCTTGTCTGCTGTGCTCTGCTGCTGGGTCTCAG CTGACACTCGATGTCACTCCTGCTACAAGGTGCCTGTGCTGGGCTGTGTGGATCGACAGTCCTGCCGCCTGGAACCCGGCCACAAATGCCTGACAACAAACGTGTACCTTG GGAAGATGTGGGTTTTCTCTAACCTGCGCTGTGGCACACCAGAGGAGCCTTGTCGGGAGGTCTTCAATGAAACCAACCACAAGCTAGGCCTGAGCTACAACACCACCTGCTGTGACAAGGACAACTGTAACAGCCCAGCTCCACGGCCCACACCTACACTGGCCCTCATCTCCCTCACCTCCCTGGCTGGCCTTGGCCTCTGGCTATTGCATTGA
- the Ly6g6e gene encoding lymphocyte antigen 6 complex G6E precursor → MGLSSAFLGLLFLSGTLGLTTSPTRGRLHCYTCSFAKPCYPVLTECREDEVCGVSVGTSEQNKDVIERKGCLPRAQCPLLGHTTYWSRSYTLQHQCCEQDLCNTAASQRPPSLPLMTLLPLAAIFGWRVHIVL, encoded by the exons ATGGGGCTGTCCAGCGCCTTCCTTGGCCTCCTGTTCCTCTCGGGGACACTGG GTCTCACCACTTCCCCAACCAGAGGACGACTCCACTGTTACACCTGCAGCTTTGCCAAGCCCTGCTACCCTGTTCTCACGGAGTGTCGGGAAGATGAGGTGTGCGGTGTCAGTGTTGGCACCTCAG AGCAAAACAAGGATGTCATCGAGCGGAAAGGCTGCCTCCCAAGAGCCCAGTGCCCTCTGCTGGGCCATACTACCTACTGGTCACGGTCCTACACTCTCCAGCATCAGTGCTGTGAGCAGGATCTGTGCAACACTGCTGCCTCACAGCGACCCCCCAGCCTTCCCCTCATGACTCTGCTACCCCTTGCAGCCATCTTTGGCTGGAGAGTACATATCGTCCTCTAG
- the Ly6g6e gene encoding lymphocyte antigen 6 complex G6E isoform X2 gives MVCLTLGTGLPDCRAVPAMGLSSAFLGLLFLSGTLGLTTSPTRGRLHCYTCSFAKPCYPVLTECREDEVCGVSVGTSEQNKDVIERKGCLPRAQCPLLGHTTYWSRSYTLQHQCCEQDLCNTAASQRPPSLPLMTLLPLAAIFGWRVHIVL, from the exons ATG GTGTGTCTGACTTTGGGTACAGGTCTTCCAGACTGCAGAGCCGTTCCTGCCATGGGGCTGTCCAGCGCCTTCCTTGGCCTCCTGTTCCTCTCGGGGACACTGG GTCTCACCACTTCCCCAACCAGAGGACGACTCCACTGTTACACCTGCAGCTTTGCCAAGCCCTGCTACCCTGTTCTCACGGAGTGTCGGGAAGATGAGGTGTGCGGTGTCAGTGTTGGCACCTCAG AGCAAAACAAGGATGTCATCGAGCGGAAAGGCTGCCTCCCAAGAGCCCAGTGCCCTCTGCTGGGCCATACTACCTACTGGTCACGGTCCTACACTCTCCAGCATCAGTGCTGTGAGCAGGATCTGTGCAACACTGCTGCCTCACAGCGACCCCCCAGCCTTCCCCTCATGACTCTGCTACCCCTTGCAGCCATCTTTGGCTGGAGAGTACATATCGTCCTCTAG
- the Ly6g6d gene encoding lymphocyte antigen 6 complex locus protein G6d isoform 2 (isoform 2 is encoded by transcript variant 2), with the protein MRCYDCGGGPSNSCKQTVITCGEGERCGFLDRKPQPSSEQAKQPSATLSHHYPACVATHHCNQVAIESVGDVTFTTQKNCCFGDLCNGAVASSSTPLCILAAVTTLAWLLSGQ; encoded by the exons ATGCGGTGCTATGACTGCGGTGGAGGCCCCAGCAACTCCTGCAAGCAGACAGTGATCACCTGTGGTGAAGGTGAGCGCTGTGGATTCCTGGACCGCAAACCTCAACCCAGCTCAGAACAAGCCAAGCAAC cctcTGCGACCTTGAGCCATCACTACCCAGCCTGCGTGGCCACGCATCATTGCAACCAAGTGGCCATAGAGTCAGTGGGAGACGTGACTTTTACAACCCAGAAAAACTGCTGCTTCGGAGACCTGTGCAACGGCGCCGTGGCAAGCTCCTCGACCCCATTGTGCATCTTGGCTGCAGTTACCACCCTGGCCTGGCTCTTGTCAGGACAGTAG
- the Ly6g6e gene encoding lymphocyte antigen 6 complex G6E isoform X1: MVCLTLGTGLPDCRAVPAMGLSSAFLGLLFLSGTLGLTTSPTRGRLHCYTCSFAKPCYPVLTECREDEVCGVSVGTSGRTGRMALLGGGSSTLSFLPFLPPQPQLFCPAEQNKDVIERKGCLPRAQCPLLGHTTYWSRSYTLQHQCCEQDLCNTAASQRPPSLPLMTLLPLAAIFGWRVHIVL; the protein is encoded by the exons ATG GTGTGTCTGACTTTGGGTACAGGTCTTCCAGACTGCAGAGCCGTTCCTGCCATGGGGCTGTCCAGCGCCTTCCTTGGCCTCCTGTTCCTCTCGGGGACACTGG GTCTCACCACTTCCCCAACCAGAGGACGACTCCACTGTTACACCTGCAGCTTTGCCAAGCCCTGCTACCCTGTTCTCACGGAGTGTCGGGAAGATGAGGTGTGCGGTGTCAGTGTTGGCACCTCAGGTAGGACTGGTCGTATGGCCCTTCTTGGGGGTGGCTCCTCAACTCTCTCTTTTCTGCCGTTCCTGCCGCCCCAACCTCAGCTCTTTTGTCCCGCAGAGCAAAACAAGGATGTCATCGAGCGGAAAGGCTGCCTCCCAAGAGCCCAGTGCCCTCTGCTGGGCCATACTACCTACTGGTCACGGTCCTACACTCTCCAGCATCAGTGCTGTGAGCAGGATCTGTGCAACACTGCTGCCTCACAGCGACCCCCCAGCCTTCCCCTCATGACTCTGCTACCCCTTGCAGCCATCTTTGGCTGGAGAGTACATATCGTCCTCTAG